GGTGCGCAAGTAGGTGCACTTGAGTGTGCAGTCGGTTTGCAATCAGATGAGCAAGTCTGTGCAATTATGCAACCGGAGTGATGCGTTGTTGGCGCTGAGCAATAACCGCCATTTCAACTCATACAAACAGCATTAATGCTACTTGGGACAGGTGGTGAACGGAGAGTTCATCAAGGGTGCCCGGAAGGCACTTGCCTTGCCATTGACGGGCTCGGAGTGAGCATACGCTACCCTCGGCTCTGGGGTCTTCCCAGCCCCGCGAGGATCAAACGCGGCCGTTTGTGGGGCTTGGGGCAACGCCCCAAGGTTTTCGGCTAAACTTCATACGTGCTCTAGCTGTGGCAAGGTAAAGCAATGCCTAAGAGGAAAATCAATTTAACGTGCCCCATACCTCTAACAGAAGAGGAGCTTGAATGGCTAAACGCAACGCCTGTTGGAATGGAGTGGGGAAGTGAGGATTGGGACAAGGAGTTCAACCAAAGTTCAACACCTTTGTCATCAGACGATGATTCAAAGTCACACAACGACAACTAACCTTTTGTAAAGTAAAGCATAGTTGCATATAGTTGAGCTTCTCACTGGCATCATAATCCCCAGGTCCGGGGTTCGAGTCCCTGATTCTTGATGACGAAATACAGAAGGTGCGCAGCCTTGCTTTCGAGGGTAGCGTAGGCCGGCTGCCCGAACACTGTCTGGTCTAGGTTGCACAGAATTGCTGCAAGTCCATCCTCGCGCTCGCGGCCAAACAAATCACTGGCCTCGCCCCGTGTCATCAGGTCAGCCTTCAGGGTGGCAATGGCCTGCCGCGCCTCAGCGGGTACAGCAGAGTGCCACCGGGCGTCCCTTGCGGCTCGGTCAGCCCCCCCTCGTCGTAGCGTTGCAGCAGCAGGAAGGTTTGCGTGTAGCGGCTGACGATCTCCACCAGGCTCCGCCCGGCATCGGCGGTCAACTCCGGAGCTTGGGCGGTTTTCCTGACCAGTGCCAGTGCCGCTTCAAGCTCGGCAGCGTTGCGCTCCAAGCGGGCACGATCCAGTGTCCAGCCCTGGGTCAGGTGGTCGCGCAGCACGCCGGTTGCCCACTAGCGGAATTGCGTGCCGCGCCTGGAGTTGACCCGGTAGCCGACGCTGATAATGGCATCGAGGTTGTAGAACTTCACCGGCTTGTCCGAACCAGCAATGTGCAAATTTTGCACATTGCTTTCTTCGGCCAACTCGCCCTCCCTGAAAACATTTCTCAGGTGTTTGGTAATCACCGAGCGCTCACGGCCGAACAGCTCGGCCATCTGCTCTTGGGTCAGCCACAGGGTATCCCCCTCCAGCCGTACCGTGACCGGTTCGCCGGCTTCATGCTGGTAAATCACCATATCGCTCATTGTTCTTCCTATGCCCTTCCAGTGGGTGGCCACCGGCCAAGAATGGAAGCCAGCCACCCAGCGTATCTTGCGGTGCCCCACACTACCGTCACGAGCCAGCCAAGGCCGATAGCGGCGATCACTGCGCCCCAGCCCGCGCCAAGCCCAAGCTCCAGGGCAAACCCTGCCAGCAGTCCAACGGTCAGGCCGGCGTAGTTGTGCTAATTTTGGCCAAAATGACGCGCATATGCAATATGGTATTGCACGCCACAAGGACTATTTGTTGTGTTTTTGGCCCATATGCCCCACCACAGCAACAAGTTGCTTGGCGGACTGCTCGGCCAACACGCCCAGCACCGCGTAAGCAAACAGCGGATCGACCTCGGCAGCCTGGCATCGTGCACCGATGGTCTTCCGGTCAACATCCAGCAGCTCGGCCAGCTTGCGCTGGGAATAACCCGCCGCCTTGATGGCAGCCTCAAATTCTTGTCCAGTCATCGGATCACCGCCATCTTCACGCTGTTCGTTCTGCCATTAGTCATTGAGCCTCCCCAGCGCCGCTTTGTACGCCGCATTGCGGTCCCGCCGGCCTACGGCGAGCACCAGCACGGTTACGCGCTCATCCTCGACCCGGTAGACCAATCGGAAGCCCGCCGAGCGCAATTTGATCTTGAAGAGGTCGGCCGCGCCGCTGACGCGGGCGCCCGGCACGCGTGGCTCTTCCAGCCGTTCGGCCAACTTCTTCTTGAACTGCTCACGCACCGGCTTATCAAGCTTGTGCCACTCGTCGAGCGCATCCGGGTGAAAGGCCAGCTTAAAGGTCATCAAGTCGCACCTCGACCGCCGCTTTACCATCGGCCAGTCGCTGTTCGGCCACCTCTTTCAGTTCGATGTCTTCGAGCCGGTCGCAGATGGCCTCCCAAGCAGCGGCCGGCAGGAGATAGGCAACCGGCTTGTTTCGGTTGAGCACGGCCACCGGCATGCCTTCAGCCGCCTCGATGACGGCGTTCGGGTTGACCTTTAATTCACTGATGCCGACCGAAGACGGGGCAAGGATGACATCCATATCTAACCTCTTTAACAACCTGTTGAATGGTTTTATTCTACTACCGGGCAGGCTGGACCGTCACTGAAATGACCTTCCAATAGGGCTGAATAGTGGTCTTTAGTCGACTCGCTGAACGTGATTCTGCCCGCCTTCCCAGTGCGGGCCGCCTCGGCAGCCGCCCGGATTCCCGCTGTCAGTAGCGGGATGTCGCGCAGCGGCGTCGCAGGCGACACCCCAATGCGGCGATAGCGGTACAGCACACCGTCCAGTTGCTCCATCACCACCAGCAACCCGCGTAGGCATTGATCGGTCGCCGGGTCCGGCGGAAACAGGTCGCTCGGCAGGATGGTGACGTGTCGGAACGGCCGCAACCATCAATCCACTCACCCTCACCCGCGCAGCCAGGCCACGCCAGCGGGCATCCCGGCCGCGCACAGCCCGGGGCAACGAGTGACGAACCTATCTACACAGTCCTGCTTCGGCGGACCGTTCCGGTACTTAACCCGGTGTCAGGCAGAACCTGGGCCAGTCGAGGCGGAGTAGATGGGCGGCAAGCTCGGCCTCACCGGGACAATCCGCATCAATACGCCTGACCGCTCACTCATGAGCGGAAATATGGCATTACAGCTCATGTGTGAGCTGTTATTTGGTGATGAAATTGACGGCTGGTGGTTGGGTGCCGATAATGGGGTAATTGCCAACTCGCCATCTAACCGCTCACATGGATTCGATAAACAAGGAAAAGCGCTCGCATGTAAGCGTTAAAAGTAAGGCGACTGTGGTGCCGACCCCGGTGGCGCGCGCCTTGAAAAAGCTTGGCCATGACCTCGCCCTAGCCCGCAGGCGGCGCCGGCTGACGCAGGAGTCCATGGCGGAGCGAATCCAAACCTCTGTCGCGACCCTACGGCGGCTGGAAAAAGGCGACCCACGTGTTTCTATTGGGTTGATTGCGCAAGCGTTCTTTGTGCTCGGTGAGCTGGACAAAATCAACTCGCTGCTCGACACGGCGACTGACGACATTGGCCTGACGTTGATGAATCAGCAACTGCCTAAGCGTGTCCGGTCGAAGGGTGGCAAGCCACCCTCGGGAGCATTGTGACCATGGCTTCGGTACAGCAAACCGTCCAGGTTGCGCTCGGACAGTCCGCCATCCCGCTAGGAACCCTGACCTACAACAAGGATGGCGGACGCGAATACTCGACATTTGCCTACGTCCCGTCCTGGCGTGCCGACGCGAACCGGTTCGAGATTTCTCCGGACCTTTCACTGGTCGAGGGGCATCAGTTCCGCAAGGCGCCGTCCAAGGAAGACTCGGTTTTTCATTTTGCCTTCGCGGATACTGAGCCTGACGGGTGGGGCTGCCGGGTTATCGCGCGCGACCACGCCAAGCGCCGCAAGACTGCGCAAGCCGCTGGCAGCTCAACGTCGAGTGCCGCGCTGACCGAAATGGATTACCTCCTCGGCGTGGACGACATGAGCCGCATCGGCGCCATCAGGCTGATGGGCGCTGACGGCCGGTTCCTGCGTACCATCGAAGATGGTGGGCGCGGCACGCCGCTACTACTCGATCTGGCGCAGTTGATGACCGCTTCGCGCGCTGTGGAGATGAACAAGGAAACCGAGGCGGACCTGCGCTACCTGCGCGGCCGTGGCACCTCGGTGGGCGGCATGCGCCCGAAGTGCACGGTGCTCGATGACGATGGGCACCTGGCCATTGGCAAGTTTCCCAGCATCAAGGATGACCGCAGCGTCACGCGCGGCGAGGTGCTCGCCCTGCACTTGGCCAGGAAAGCGGGCATCACCGTGGCCGACTCGCGGGTGGTGATGTCCGATGACCTTCCCGTCGCGCTCATTCGTCGGTTCGACAGGGTCGAGGGTGGCGGCCGGATTCCGTACCTGTCTGCCGGCTCGATGATGCAGGCGTCGCGACAGGAAGACCACGCCTACACGCAGATTGCAGAAAGCATCATCGCCAACTGCGTCAACCCGAATCAGGACCTGGAGGAGTTGTGGCGTCGGCTTGCCTTCAATCTGCTCATCACCAACGTAGACGACCACGTGCAAAATCATGGTTTCCTGCACGTCGAGCATGGCCAGTGGCGCCTAGCACCAGCCTTCGACATCAATCCGTTTCCGGACAAGGACCAGGAGCTGAAGCTCTGGCTCGATGAAGCCTCCGGTCCGGTTAATTCGATAGGAGAGGTGGTGGCCCGTGCGAACTACTTCCGCCTGGATGAGACGGCCGTTCGGCGCGTGCTCGGCGATGTCTACTCCACTGTATTGTCTTGGCGGACCGTCGCCAAATCAGCGCCGGTGGGTATGTCGGAGCGCGACCAGGATGACTTTGCCCCAGCCTTTGAGAACGAACAGATGCGCATCGCAAAGACGTTCCTCAAATGAGCCACGTCGGCTACTCGGTGCCATACCCAACTGAGCTTGGGCGCGATTTCCGGATACCAAGGTAGCGCCTAAGCCGCCTTACCTTCCTGCTCGAACCAAGCGGCATGCTGCTGCGCCGGGGTTCGGTAGCCAAGGGAAGAGTGGCGACGTTTTCGATTGTAAAACACCTCAATGTACTCAAAGAGGTCTTGCCTGGCTTCCGCCCGAGTCGCGTAGTCTTCGTGGAAGACGCGTTCGTTCTTCAAACTGTTGAAGAAGCTCTCCATCGGCGCATTATCCCAGCAGTTGCCTTTGCGGCTCATCGACGCCTGCATGCCGTACTCAGCCAGCAAAGCCTGGTAATCGTGACTGCAATACTGGCTGCCGCGATCCGAATGATGCAGCAGGCCCGACGCGGGCTTGCGGCGGAAACGCGCCATCCGCAAGGCCCCGATCACCAGGTCCCGTGTCATTCGGCCATCCATCGCCCAGCCCACGATGGCGCGGGTGTACAAGTCCATCACCACGGCCAGGTACAGCCAACCTTCGCGGGTCGGGATGTAGGTGATGTCTGTCGTCCAGACTTGATCCGGCGCGGAGGTGTGGAATTGCCGGCTCAGTCGGTTGGGCGCCACCGGCAGGGTATGCTTGCTGTCGGTGGTGACCTTGTAGCGGCGCTTGTGCCGGGCACGAATGCCGTGCAGCTGCATCAAGCGCCGAATCCGGGCTTTGCTCGCCGGATGCCCACGTGACTTGAGCTCTTGATAAATCCTGGGCGAGCCGTAGGCGCCGTTGCACTCGGCATAGACGCTTCGAATCAGCGCCAAGAGCTGGGCATCCGACAGCCATTGCGCCGGTCCGCCGCTAGCCTTCCAGTCGGCAAAGCCACCGGTGCTGACCGATAGCACGCGGCACAAGGATTGCAGGGGATAGTGAGCGCGCATTTGATCGAGCCAGGCGTACTTCACTGCGACTTCTTGGCGAAGTACGCCGTGGCTTTTTCCAGGATTTCGAGCTCCATCTTGAGGTGGGCATTCTCGGCACGCAGCCGGGAGAGTTCCATCTGCTCTGGAGTGACGGGTTTGCCAGAGCCGGAGGCCAGCTTGCCGGCCTTGTGTGCTTTGCGCCAGTTGCTGAGCGTCTGTTCGGAAATGCCTAGATCGCGGGCGACCTGGGCCAGAGACTTTCCCTCGGCCTCGATCTGCCGGATGGCTTCTTGCTTGAACTCTGTGGTGTAGCTTTGTCGTGGAATCTTGTACATCGGAACCTCTGCATGCCAGTTTAGCTGACTACGCTTGGTATCCGAAATCCGCGCCCAAGCTCACACTGCGTCGAACCACTAAATGGCCTGGCCCGCCGCTGGGGCCTTCTAAGCGGGGTGAGCAGAGCCCATCTGCTACGGGTTTTCGACGGTCATCCCGTATAAACCAATATGAGGTAGGCGAACTTCGTTGAACCGTTTCCACCCAGTTTTCAGCTTCGTCTATCATGGTGCGGCAAACTGGCGCTCCAGCTGGTTTGGCACCACCGGCAGCACAGACTTGCCATTCGGCACCGGCCGCCAACGTTTGCGAGAACGCACCGCAAGCCACCTTCCCGCATCAATCGTGCGACCCAATGTCGTCCACAGGCCATATCTTGCGCGACCAGTTCGACATGAATGCGCCGGTGAGTGTATATGCCGTTCATTTCGGCAACCTCCAGGCGAATTTCCCGTCACAAACGACGATGGGGCCTGCTCCCGAGCCGACGGTGGAGGTTGCCGCCACGCGTAGTCGCCACTGCGCAAAACACGCAGCAGCCGGCACGTCAGCGTCACCGGTTGCTCGCGGCCAACAGGTCGATGACCTGAAACCTGACTTCGTGGAGGGCGAGAAGAGGGAGAGCGCCTTTTTGTGTATGTCGCGCTCTGGGGTGACGCGCGCCAGCTCGTCGCGCAGCCGCTTGCGCACGGCAGCCTCGCCGAACTGTTTAACGTTACCGGGATATGCGTCGGCGTCGGCGCCAGCGGTCAGTACTGCTTCCACTTGCCCAGCAAATTCTCGGACAGGCCGAGCGCCCGGTCAAAGTGACGTGGCGGCGAACCGGCCAGAACTTGCTCGACAGCCTCGCGCTTGAAGGAGTCGGGAAAGCATCTATGGGTTGGGTCATGAACGCGCTTTGGTGGGCATTATCCACTTTCAGCCAGTGTCCACCGAGCCCGGGACAGACCACTTTCCCTCTCAAGAAAAGTACGCAGGCAAGGCTGATGTAGCAGAAAAATGCTCAGTTTGAGTCGCCGCTGTTTTTCTGCGCAACCATCTCTGCGTCTCTTAGCAACTCAGATGCGGTTGTTTCTAGGGCATCGGCTAGTACGAACAAGGAGTCCAAGGCAATGTTGCTCTGACCACGCTCAACGAGAGAAACGAAATTCCTGTGCAGGCTGGCTTTCTCCGCTAGATCTTCCTGTGTAAAACCTTTTAAAAGCCTTGCTCTGCGCACAACCTGCCCGAAAGCCATTACGCGGTCCATCTGCCCCCCAAATCCAAAGTGGTGGGGCGAGTGTCTAGGGAGTCAAGATGACAATCTACACAATATATTGTGCATCCAGCCAGACTTGCCTTACAATGCACAACATATTGTGCAATCTGCAACGGGCGACAGCTCTCCTTGCTTGCATATCGCTGCTAGCTCAAGTGGAAACTGAAGGCCCTCATCCATAACTACAAACTCCGGACCTTGCTATGCATCCAATCTTGTTTCTTGATTACGATGGTTGCCTCCACCCTGACGACGTCTACTGCGTCAACGGCGAACCCGTCTTCCGCACACAGGGAGCCCAGCTGTTCGAACATGCCGAACTCTTGGCAGAACTACTTGAGCCGTACCCACAATTGAAAATTGTGCTCAGTACATCATGGGTGCGTGTGTTTGATTTCAATCGGGCAAAAGGATACTTGCCTACAACGCTGCAGAATCGGGTTATCGGGACAACCTATGAATTCTGTGACGATGCTGGGGAATGGTTTGAACTCTCCAAATTCGACCAAATCATGCGATACGTCCAAGGCCACCAAATTCAGTCGTGGCTCGCACTCGACGATGACAATAACTGCTGGCCTGAAATTTTCGAAAACAACTTGATTTGCCCTTACAGGCGCATTGGCTTGGGAGAGTCTCGTGTGCGAGTTGAATTGGCCACTAAGCTTGAGCAACTTCACCAGAACGTCCAATAAGTTGGCTTCTTGGTGCGAAGTCAATGACGCTTTGACGCCATCAACGCTTGAATTGTCAGATTGAGTGCGCAATTGTGCGGCTTTGTTGCATAACCCATTCGTAGGTCGAGCCGCCCCTACCCAAGACGGATTTCAGGCGTGAACAACCGTTTTCGGCATGCCCAGATGCACGAACCGGTTCAAGATCGCGCAACGCACATGCACCTCCGCCACCTGCCGCTCCGGGTTCCGAGCGAGCAGCCTGTCGCCCAGCCGCTTAAAGCGATGCATCGCGGTTTCCACCAGGCTGCGTCGATGGTAGCCGCTCCAGCGCTTCCAAATCGCCCGGCCCAACCGGCCTATCGCTGCCAGCTTGTCGTTGCGGCTAGCCGCCCAAGCGGCTTTGTCTTTCCACGATTTGCCATTCTTGCGCGGTGGAACCACCAATTCCGCCCCGTACTCATGTACGACCCGATAGACCCGGCGGCTGTCATAGGCGCCGTCTCCGCCGAGGCTCGCCAGCACGGTTTCCGGCGGAAGTTGCAACAGCAACTCCTCCACTTGCGGGCCATCGTGACCTGCTCCCCGAATTTAGTCCCATCCTGATGTAGAGTCTGTTTCACCTGAGAGGAACAGACGTGAAGAAGCGCTTCAGCCAAGAACAGATCATCAGCATCCTCAAGGAGGCCGAAACGGGTCTCAAAGTCGCGGAGCTATGCCGCAAGTACGGCATCGCCGACGCGACCTACTACAACTGGAAAGCCAAGTACGGCGAGATGACCGTTTCGGAGGCGCAGCGCCTGAAGGAGTTGGAGCAGGAGAATGCCCGGCTGAAACGGCTCCTCGCCGAGTCCTTGCTGGATAACGCCGCGCTGAAAGACCTGCTTGGCCGAAAGTGGTGAGCCCGCAAGCCCGGCGCGAAGCGGTCACGCTGCTCATGACCGAACGCGCCATGGGCGTGACCCGCGCTTGCGGGCTGGTCGGCATTTCACGGTCGCTGTATCGGTATCGGTCTAGCCGAACGGGTACCGACGGTCTCCTAACGGAGCGGATGGTGGCATTGGCCGGCGAGAAACGGCGTTATGGCTACCGACGGCTGCAGGTACTGTTGCACCGAGAAGGCTGGCGGGTAAACCACAAGCGATGCTATCGCCTCTATCGGCAGGCCGGCTTGAGTATCAGGAAACGCCGGCGCAAACAGATTGCCGGTGTAGAGCGCAAGCCGCTACCGCGCCCGCAAGCGCCCAACCTGAGCTGGTCGATGGACTTCGTTGCGGATGGGCTGGCTGACGGCCGGCGACTGCGTTGCCTGAACATCGTGGACGACTACACCCGGGAATGCCTGGCCATCGAAGTCGACACTTCGCTGCCAGGGCTGCGCGTGGCGTCGGTGCTGGAGCGGCTGGCGAACGCCAGAGGATTGCCCCTTTCCATTACCGTCGACAATGGCCCGGAGTTTGCTGGCAAAGCGCTGGATGCATGGGCTTACGCCCAAGGCGTCAGGCTATCGTTTATTCGGCCGGGTAGGCCGGTGGAAAACGCCTACATCGAGAGCTTCAACGGCCGCTTCCGGGACGAGTGCCTGAACGAGCACTGGTTCGTGTCGATGCGGCATGCGCGGGAAGTGATTGAAGCTTGGCGCATCGAATACAACGGCGAGCGTCCGCATAGCTCGCTGGGCTACCTGACCCCGAACCAGTTTGCCGAAGCCTATCGGCAAGCTGAGTTGTTAACCCCTGACTCTATATTGGTTTCGGACTAAAAATGGGGGCAGGTCAGGTCACTTCCACCGCCTGGATTTCCTGCGTATCCCGGTTGATGGCCAAGTGCACCTTGCGCCAGCCGCGCCGGTACTCCGGCCCGTGTTTCTTCACCTTCCACTCGCCTTCGCCGTGAATCTTGATGCCGGTGCTGTCCACCAGCAGGTGCAGCGGCTCGCGGCTGCGGCGTACCGGTATTTGCACCGTCAGCGTTGCCTGGCGTCGGCTCACCGTACTGTAACTCGGTACGCGCCAGGTCCAAACCTAGCAGGCGCACCAGGCTCGCTGCCAGCCCCTGAGCCTGACGCAAGCCTTGCTGGAACAGTACCTTCAGCGTCAGCATGATCTGAATGGCCTGGTCGCTGTAGTGGGTCGGACGCCCGGCCTTACCCGCTCGCTCGTTGGCGTGCCAAGCCACTTCGGGGGAGAACCAGATCGTCAGATCGCCCCTCGCTTGAAGACTCCGGTTGTACTCGGGCCAGTTGGTGGTGTGGTAGCGTGGTTTCGCGGGTTTCATCCTCTCAGCATGCCAGAACTGTCAAGCCCCCGGACTTCTGAGTTATGCAACAAAGCCCCGTCATAAACACAGTCTTATGCCTATCTCTTGGCTAAGGGGGCACGGATGTCCTGTGTTTCAGGGGGGGGCTCATTCATGCGCAGCGACAGGGTGGGCTGTCAGCGGGAAGGGTTGGGGCATTATGTGTCAGTGGTCGTCTGTACGATTAGACGCAGTTCAAAGCGATTTCTACATATCTTGATTCGTAAAACACATATTTTGTGGTGTTAAATAAATGTTTTGCTGTGGTTGTTGCCACGTATGTGATATCATCATCTTATGATTTACGAAGAATTCCGGCGGCAACTGGGAAAGGCCGGGCTGACCGTCAAGGAGTTTGCCGAGCTGATCAAGCAAACGCCGAACTCGATCACCAACCACGCTGCCGAAGGTGAGGTGCCGTCGCATCTGGCGATCATCGCATCGCTCATGGGCGACATGGCCGAGGCTGGGGTGGATTTCCGGGCAACGCTGGGCCGGATCGAATACGAGCCCAGCAAACCGCGAGGTGGTGCCACGAAGGGAAGGTTCGGCGGAAGCAAGCAGCCGGACATGTTCATCCGAACGGGAAAGGGGCCTAATAAAACCATGACGAACGCAACCACTGGCCTTGGAGGGAACGAGCGGGGAGACATGTTTGCCGGAGATGGAGAGGAGCACGACGATGCCCAGCATTGAACTTTTCACCGGCTGTGGTGGCTTGGCCCTGGGGCTGTCCCGCGCGGGTTTGATGCCAGACATGATGGTCGAATGGAATGCGGATGCTGTGGAAACTGTTCGCCACAATATCGCCTTGAACGTTCCTCTCGTCAGGGACTGGAACATCGAGGCGGCAGATGTCCGCACCATGAACTGGGGGCAGTTCAATGGTAACCTGCATTTGGTGGCAGGGGGGCCACCCTGCCAACCATTCTCGGTTGGCGGGAAACACAAGGGGCATGACGACCACAGGGACATGTGGCCGGAGGCGATTCGGGCCGTTCGGGAAACCCATCCGAGCGCATTCTTGTTCGAAAACGTCCGCGGCCTAACCCGGGAGGCGTTCGCGGACTATCTCCGTTGGATCACGGCTCATCTTCGCCACCCAGGTGTCGTACGCTTGAACGGTGAAACCCATTACGAGCACCTTGAAAGGCTCGAACGCGCTGACGTTCCCCCAGTGTACGAAGTTCAGGTGCTCAAGGTAAATGCCGCTGACTATGGTGCGCCGCAAAAGCGGCATCGCGTCATCGTCGCAGGGGTGCGCCAGGACTTGAACATTGACTTCACCCCTCCGGCTCCCACGCACTCCCGGGATCGTCTGCTATGGGATCAGTGGGTGACGGGTGAGTATTGGGTTCGTCACGGGCTACCAGTGCCGGATGATGTGGCTATTCCGAGGCAGGATGTCTCCCTGGTCCGCAAGCTGCGCGCCAGGAACACTCCTCCCGCAGGCGCTGCCTGGTTGACTACCCGGGACGCCATCATGGGCCTTGGGGAACCCAACGGTGTCAATAACCACCTCTTCCAGGCTGGTGCGAGGGTTTATCCCGGACACACAGGGAGCCCATTGGATCAGCCGGCGAAGGCGCTGAAGGCTGGCGACCACGGCGTGCCCGGTGGGGAGAACATGATGGTGCGCGACGACGGAACCGTACGGTACTTCACCATCCGCGAGGCCGCTCGACTTCAGGGGCTTCCGGACGAGTACGTTTTCCCCGGCTCGTGGACTGAGAGCATGCGTCAGATCGGCAACGCGGTCCCCGTGCAATTGTCCGAGGCGATGGGGAACTGGATCGCTGAATTGCTTGATCGTGCCGACGGGCAGGCGGTGGCTTAGGGCTCGCGGTGAATGATTGTGCCGTGCCGATAGCCACGTGACTCTTTGTATAAGATCATGTGGCTCGGGAAGGCGGTCGATTGCCACCCGGGTAGAGCTTGCGTGATTAGTCGGACTAGTTCTACCACGGGCATGTTGGCGTCCGGCACGGCCACCGTTGCCACCCGGTGGTCTGGATGGCCCTTGCGGTAATCTGCATACTTGTCGCTGCTAAGTTTCTCTGTCTCGTAGCGAATGAGGTATGGAAGCTTCTCCGAATTCTTTAGCGCCACTAGTAGGTCCAGCGCATTCCACGTTCCGGGAACCACCCAAGCGCACGGCCAGTCTTTCTTGATCGGATAACGCATGTCAAAGCCGTCGGGAGCTTTGTTGGTCAGTTCGCGGTTGCGGCCGGGATCGTGTGGACCAAAGCCGTTACCATTCCACTCGCACTCGCCCGTACCTTTCGTCTTGTAGTGGCGGATCATGGCTGTTTCGGGCGCCAACGTGGTCCAGTTCTCATGCACATAAAGGCACTTGAAGCTCATGTCGCCGACGTTGATGTCGCACCTTCCTCTGAGTTTCAGGTGATGCTCACGCAACCGTTTTGGAAGGTTGTCGGCCTTGCCGACATATACCAACAGGTTGGTTTGGTACAGCTGATAGATGCCTTGGCCGGCCTCTAGCGTATCGAGGATCTCGGGCGTCAGCGGTCCCGGGATCAATTTGTCAAAAGCGGCCTCCAGTTGAGACGATAGGGCGCTGATGATGTCTATTTCAAATTTCGCCGAGTGCATAGGGCCTCATGTTCGTCCAATGATGTCCTGGTGCCTTAACCGCACCAGCGGCGCGTGATGCTACCCTACAGTTATGCCAAACGCTAGAGACGTGTCTCTAGGCCGCCCGCCCCACGGGTGTGTGCGGGGCCGAGGAAATCGGAGATTCGTTGGCGGAGCCTGGCGCTGTCGGCGAGTTCGCATTCCCACAGCACCAGAACCTCCCATCCAAGCTCCTGAAGGGCGGCGATGTTCCGCTTGTCTCTGTCGCTGTTGGCGGTGAGTTTTGCCGTCCAGAATTCGACCCTGGATTTCGGAATCCTGGCCTGGGCGCATCCCTCGTGGCGGTGCCAAAAACAGCCATGAATGAAAATCACCTTGCGCCGACCCGGAAAAACCAGATCCGGCCGGCCGGGCAAGCGCCCGACGTGCAGCCGATAACGAAACCTCATCGAGAAGACGAGACGTCTGACTATCATCTCCGGTCCGGTGTCCTTGTTCCGGACTCGGGCCATAATGCGGCTGCGGGTTTCCTTGGTGACGGTATCAACCATAGTTCAAGAATACCGCAGCGCTCAACAGAGGGGAGCTATCTAGGGCAGAAATGCCGACAGGAGCCGGGACGATCCAGTCTGGGCAGAGCCCATGACCGTGGTGGCCGAACCGTTCGGCCTGCCTGACGTCGAGCTCAAGAAGGTATGCATACGCCTAAAAATCCTAGCGCCGACGCGCGGCTACTGGGCCGGTGTGCGTGCGGAGAAGGCCATGAAGCAGCCCCGTTTGCCTGAGCTCAATGCCTCCACCACGAAATCCGATCGTGCTACCGCGAAGGTCAGGCAACAAAACCGCTATCCCGTCTCCAAGGCTATCGTTTGCTCCGTCCGCGCCGCGCGAAACAGATGCCATCGCAAGTTGGGAGCACGGTGAGATCGATCATCGGTACCAGGAGCCACTGCTAACCCCTGCGGCAAAGGATGAGCACAAGCTGATCGCGTTGACGCGGAAGCAATTGCTCAAACGAACGGTGGCCAAGGATGAGCATGGCCGGTTGCGTGCAGTGCAGGTCACCAGGGCGCTCGAAGCGCTGCGGGCA
This DNA window, taken from Crenobacter cavernae, encodes the following:
- a CDS encoding DNA cytosine methyltransferase; translated protein: MPSIELFTGCGGLALGLSRAGLMPDMMVEWNADAVETVRHNIALNVPLVRDWNIEAADVRTMNWGQFNGNLHLVAGGPPCQPFSVGGKHKGHDDHRDMWPEAIRAVRETHPSAFLFENVRGLTREAFADYLRWITAHLRHPGVVRLNGETHYEHLERLERADVPPVYEVQVLKVNAADYGAPQKRHRVIVAGVRQDLNIDFTPPAPTHSRDRLLWDQWVTGEYWVRHGLPVPDDVAIPRQDVSLVRKLRARNTPPAGAAWLTTRDAIMGLGEPNGVNNHLFQAGARVYPGHTGSPLDQPAKALKAGDHGVPGGENMMVRDDGTVRYFTIREAARLQGLPDEYVFPGSWTESMRQIGNAVPVQLSEAMGNWIAELLDRADGQAVA
- a CDS encoding IS3 family transposase (programmed frameshift); this translates as MKKRFSQEQIISILKEAETGLKVAELCRKYGIADATYYNWKAKYGEMTVSEAQRLKELEQENARLKRLLAESLLDNAALKGPAWPKVVSPQARREAVTLLMTERAMGVTRACGLVGISRSLYRYRSSRTGTDGLLTERMVALAGEKRRYGYRRLQVLLHREGWRVNHKRCYRLYRQAGLSIRKRRRKQIAGVERKPLPRPQAPNLSWSMDFVADGLADGRRLRCLNIVDDYTRECLAIEVDTSLPGLRVASVLERLANARGLPLSITVDNGPEFAGKALDAWAYAQGVRLSFIRPGRPVENAYIESFNGRFRDECLNEHWFVSMRHAREVIEAWRIEYNGERPHSSLGYLTPNQFAEAYRQAELLTPDSILVSD
- a CDS encoding very short patch repair endonuclease, whose protein sequence is MVDTVTKETRSRIMARVRNKDTGPEMIVRRLVFSMRFRYRLHVGRLPGRPDLVFPGRRKVIFIHGCFWHRHEGCAQARIPKSRVEFWTAKLTANSDRDKRNIAALQELGWEVLVLWECELADSARLRQRISDFLGPAHTRGAGGLETRL
- a CDS encoding transposase encodes the protein MRGAGHDGPQVEELLLQLPPETVLASLGGDGAYDSRRVYRVVHEYGAELVVPPRKNGKSWKDKAAWAASRNDKLAAIGRLGRAIWKRWSGYHRRSLVETAMHRFKRLGDRLLARNPERQVAEVHVRCAILNRFVHLGMPKTVVHA
- a CDS encoding GIY-YIG nuclease family protein — protein: MHSAKFEIDIISALSSQLEAAFDKLIPGPLTPEILDTLEAGQGIYQLYQTNLLVYVGKADNLPKRLREHHLKLRGRCDINVGDMSFKCLYVHENWTTLAPETAMIRHYKTKGTGECEWNGNGFGPHDPGRNRELTNKAPDGFDMRYPIKKDWPCAWVVPGTWNALDLLVALKNSEKLPYLIRYETEKLSSDKYADYRKGHPDHRVATVAVPDANMPVVELVRLITQALPGWQSTAFPSHMILYKESRGYRHGTIIHREP